Within the Kineococcus mangrovi genome, the region GACCTGGCGGACCTGGCGCGCGACCGTTCCGCCTTGCTCAACCTCCTCGCCGCAATCGAGGGCGAGCAGCGACCAGCCCCTACGCACCGCTGGACTGCTCACGCACCGCTCAGCGGGCAGGCGATCCCCTCTAAGCGGACGTCAGCAGCGCAGGACGCGGACGACGGGAGCTCGGAGCCGTGACGACTTCGCGGTCATCCCGCAGCCCGCGTGGTCGGGACTTCATGGTCTTGCCGAAGAGCGAGCACGGTCACGAGCGTGCCGCCTCGGGCCCGTCAGCCACTTGAGCCCGCCCGTCCGGGAAGGACGAAGTGGGTGATCGCGTCGGCCAGCAAGAGAAACCCCACGATGCCCACGATCCACAACCACGTGCCGCGGGCACCGGCGCGCAACCGCGCGTCCCACCGCTGCATCCGCTGCCGCACCCGCGCCCCGGCCAGGCGGTAGGCCAGCAACAGCGCCACCGGCGGCAAGACCATGACCACGTTGTAGATGAACATCAGGGGAAGCCACTGCTGGACGTCCAACCCGGCCCGGGTGATCAGGCCGATGACGCCCAGGTAAGGCAGTGCAGTGGAGAACTCCACGACCGAGATGCCCGCCCCGAGCAGGAACAGCCCCGCGTGACCACGCGCCGTGGGTACCGGTGAGCGTGGGCGCTGGGCGGGGGCGAAAAAGCTGTAGACGAGCAACGCTGCACCGAGCAGGCCTTCCACGACGTAGGCCGCGTCGCTGTACCAAGCGTCACGCAACTGGACGGTGACCGCTTGCAGCCCCAGCAGCAGCAGACAGCCGGTGAGCAGGTAGGTGCTGAAGATGCCCGCGACGTAGGCCAGGACCCGTGAGCCTGGATCGGTGCGTGAAAGCAGCAGGTACAACGTCACCGCGATGGCTGAGGGGTTGATGCTGTCGATGAGCGCCAAGCCGAGCACCAAGGCCACCCAGGCGGCCATCCAACCCCCTCACCGCGTCAGCATTCCCACGCCCACCGCCCAGCCGTCACCGGGCCGGACAAGTCCGGATCACGGTAGTCAGCGCGGCTAGGTCACAACAGCACCGCCGCCAAGAACGCCCGCTCATCCCGCGTTGTGCGCGGTCTCGAACTGACGCCGACCTCGCGGTCGTGTCGAAGACCGAGCGGTCTCGAAGACCGTGCTCAGAGCAGGACCAAGCACCGCGTTGAGCATCCCCGCCAGTAGACGCGGGACACTCCCCAGGTGCAGCTCACCTCCACCGACGGCGCCGCCTTCGAGCTCCGCGTCAGCGGCTACGAGTACCCGGACCTCACCACTGCCGGCGAACCGGACGCCAACTGGCTCGTCGTGCACGGCAGGGTGCGCACCGCCGCCGGGGAGTCATGGGCGTTCGACGAGCCGGACCTGACTACGTGGGACGCGCGAGAGCTGCTCGACTGGCTGCACGCCGCGGCCGAAGGACGCCTCGAGCCGACGGACACCCCCGCCTCTGACCTCATGACGCACACGCTGATCTTCACCGAGCCCAACCTGGCCTTCAGCATCGCCGCGGTCGAAGGTGAGCACACGGTGCTGCGCGTGCACCTGTCCCTGGAAGCTGAGGCCAGCAGACCCGGATGGACAGGAGGACTCAGTCCCCGCATCTACGAGTACAGCATCCCGTTGCGGGTCGACCGGGCTCAGCTGCTCATGGCAGCTGAGCAGTGGAGTAGCGACATCGCGCTGTTCCCAGCTCGTTGACGACAGGGAACCACCGCCGTGGGGCGATGGTCTCGGCTTCAGCTGTTCCATCGTGCTCGTCCCGCTGCTCGCGCTCATCCCGCGGTGCGCGCGGCGCACGGTCATCCCGCGGTGTGCGCGTCTCAGTCCACTGGGGAGCTCGCTGAGCTCAACAGCCCTGCGTCCTGCACCAGCTGCACCGCATCGACCGCTGACCGTCGAGTCAGCAGCGTGACGTTCCACCGACGGCCGTCCTGGCCCGTCGGGGAGACCGACCACCCGACGCTGACCGCTCCACTGAGGTCAGCCTGGACACCGACCGCAGTCCCACCGACCTCGACCACGACGCAGTCACCTCCAGCCTTGACCGGGACGGGCAAGCCGTCGGCGTCCAGGTTGTGCCGGCGATGGATCATCGACAGCGGCCAGGGCCGGTCATCGGCCTCCTGGACGTAGATCGCCGTGACGTCAGCTCGCAGCACCGACGACGTCCGTGCCTGTCGCCAGTGCAGGTGCTGCGGCAGGTAGAAGACCGCGAACAGCGAGGTCACCGCCTGCCCGTCCTGGTCGACGACGAGCCTCGGCTCGCCTTCTCGTCCTGGCACCGCGAGGACCTCGCGCTGGCCGGTGGTGGATCGGGCAGGAAGACGCAACGGGGCGAAGCCGCTCAGCCGGCGCAGGCGCTCCGCGCGCACGGGGGCCCAGGACCAGTGCAGAGAACCGGGTGCTCGAGACGAAGGCCGCAGCGCGGACGTGAGCTCCTGCCCGCGCTTCAGCAGCCGCAGGGCCTCGACCACCTCCATGGACAGCTGCTGCGCCTTCTCGGGCATGTCCTCACCTCCCCTCGTCGCGGCGGTGACCTCCGTCCTAGCAGCTGCGCTGGTCCTTGCTCGTGCCGCTGAGCGCGACGTCACGGTCATCCCGCGGTGTGCGCGCAGTCGTGGGAGACCGGCACCTGCTCAGCCCTGCGACTGTCACCGAAGTCCTGACACGTGAAGTGTCACCGATGTCCTGGTGCATCACCGTGAGGCGTGTCGGCCCGCGGCTAGGCTCGGCGCGTGACGCAGCCGTCCTCCCCCAGCCCCTCCCCCGCCCCGCAGGTCCTGGACCCGCGCGGAGCGTCCCTCCTCCCGCCCGGCACGGTCCTCGAACGCCTCGGGTCCGGCAGCACGTGGGCCGAGGGCCCCCTGTGGTTGCCGGCCGAGCGCGCGTGCGTCGTCAGCGACATCCCGGGGAACCGGGTCCTGCGCTGGGACGAGTCCAGCGGCACCGAGGCCGAGGGCGGCGGCGGGCTCACCGTCCACCGCGACGGGGTGGAGTTCACCAACGGGCGCACGCTCGACCGCGAGGGTCGCGTCGTCGCGTGCTCGCACGGGCGGCGCGCGATCGAGCGCACGGAGGCCGACGGCACCACGCACGTCCTCGTCGACCGGTTCGGGGACGAGCGGTTCAACTCCCCCAACGACGTCGTCGTCGCGCGCGACGGGGCGATCTGGTTCACCGACCCGCCGTACGGCATCACCGTCGAGGTGGAGGGGCACGAGGGGTTCCGCGAGTAC harbors:
- a CDS encoding GAP family protein, whose protein sequence is MAAWVALVLGLALIDSINPSAIAVTLYLLLSRTDPGSRVLAYVAGIFSTYLLTGCLLLLGLQAVTVQLRDAWYSDAAYVVEGLLGAALLVYSFFAPAQRPRSPVPTARGHAGLFLLGAGISVVEFSTALPYLGVIGLITRAGLDVQQWLPLMFIYNVVMVLPPVALLLAYRLAGARVRQRMQRWDARLRAGARGTWLWIVGIVGFLLLADAITHFVLPGRAGSSG
- a CDS encoding WapI family immunity protein, which produces MQLTSTDGAAFELRVSGYEYPDLTTAGEPDANWLVVHGRVRTAAGESWAFDEPDLTTWDARELLDWLHAAAEGRLEPTDTPASDLMTHTLIFTEPNLAFSIAAVEGEHTVLRVHLSLEAEASRPGWTGGLSPRIYEYSIPLRVDRAQLLMAAEQWSSDIALFPAR